GCGGCCGCCAATTCGACGCCCACGAGCCTCGATGATTATCGTCGCAGGAAGAAGGTGGGGTAGGTCGAGGTTGTTGGGCCCGGTAATATTTCTTCACGGGTCCACGACCCCCGCCCACCCTGAGCGCTCATGACCTGCCAGGAACTCGATTCAATCCTCTACCCGTACCTCGACGGTGAGTTTCAACCCGACGAGCGGCTGGAAGTGGAAGCGCACCTCACCGGATGTGCCGAGTGCGCGCGGCGAGTGAATGAAGAGGCGCGGATGCTGCAGTCGCTGCGCCGCGCCGCGCGGCAGGCCATGGAGACGCCCCGGGCCCCGGACGCCCTGCGCGCCCGCATCCACGGCGGCATCCGCCAGGAACAGCGCCAGGTGCAGCAGACCTTGTGGTTGCGCGCGAGCGCCGCCGCCCTGGTGATGATGACGGCTGGCGGCGCGTGGATGGCGCTGCGGCCCGAGCGGGAGCACCGCTTCATGGAGGACGCCGCGCGGCGGCACGCCAAGAAGCTGCCGGCGGAGATCGCCGGCGCCTCGCACGAGAACGTGGAGGCGTGGTTCGACGGGAAGCTGGATCACCGTGTCTCGGTGCCGCGACTGCCCAACGCGAAGCTGTCGGGCGCGCGCATCTCCAACGTGACGGATCGCCCCGCCGCCTATATCAGCTACGAGCGCAACACGGAGAAGGAAGGCTCTCCGACCAAACGCATCGGCCTGTTCGTCTTCGACGACGCGCACCGCGAGGTGCAGGCCCCTCCCCTGCCCTCCGTGCAGGTGGGCTCGAGCCTCGGCTACAACGTGGCCATGTGGCGCGAGGGAGAGGTCGTCTACGAGCTGGTGACGGACCTCGACGAGACGGACATCCGCCGCATGCTCGCCGAGCAGGGTGCTACAGGTGGCAAGCCCTCGCGCCCGGTGTCGCCGGACGTGGCGGCCATGCCCGTGTCGCTGCAGCCCTGAGCGCGCCCGCCTGAGGGCCGCCTGCTCGCCCAGCAGACCGGACTGCCTGGAAATGCGACTGGACCGAAGATTGACGGTCCCGGTAGGCACCGATAGCCTCCCCGAGCGACTTTTCCAGAGCCGCCGTCCCCCGCAGTGACGCGGGACGCGCACGCCCTCTCCGGTCTGGCAGCCCTTACATGTCCAAGAACATCCTCATCGTCGAAAGCGACACCGCCCTCTCCGCGAACCTGCGTGAGGCCCTGGAGGCCCGCGGCTTCGCGGTGCAGGAGACCACCGACGGCAAGGGCAGCGTGGAGCAGATCCGCCGCGACCGGCCGGAGCTGGTGGTGCTCGCGGTGGATCTGTCGGCGGGCCAGAATGGCTACCTCATCTGCGGCAAGCTGAAGAAGGACGACGATCTCAAGACGATCCCCATCGTCATCATCGGCAACCCGGACGGTTTCGCGCAGCACCGCAAGCTCAAGGCGCACGCGGACGACTACGTCGCCAAGCCGGTGAACCCCGACGAGCTGGTGGAGCGCGTGGGCACGTTGATCGGCTTCCCCGAGCTGCCTCCGGGTGAGGTCGTCGACGACGGGCTGGCCTTTGGCGGCCTGGACGGGCTGGGCGAGGAGCCGGTGCAGGGCGAGGAGCTCGCCATCGAGGGCGAGCCGCTGGAGAGCCACGGCGACGAGCTGGCGATGCTCGACAACGACAACCCCTTCGGGGACTCGGATCCGCCCGTGACGGGCAGCCTCGAGGAGCCGGTGGAGGCCCCGCCGGAGCTGAGCTCGCCCGAGGACGACTTCTCCGGTCTGGACAGCCTGGACGGTGATTCCGACAACGCGCTGGACGAGCTCAGCGCGGACAATGACCGGACGGTGGTGGGCTACATGCCTCCGGCGCCCACTCCGGCGCCGACGCCGGCCCCGACTCCGGTGGCGCGCCCCTCCCTGTCGACCCCGGCCGTGACGCGGCCGACGGCGACTCCGGCTCCCGCGCCGGTGGTGGCCCCCACGCCGACCCGCCCCGCGATCACCGCGCCCGCCACGCCCACGCCGCGGCTAGCCACGAGCACGCCCGCGGCCCCGGCCATGTCGGCGGCGGACGCGGCCGAGCTGCGAAACCTGCGCGCCCGCGTGGCCGAGCTGGAGAGTGCCCTGGAGGACTCGCGCAACCAGGCCAGCACCGCGGAGTCGCGGGTGCAGGAGCTGGAGTCCGAGCTGGAGACGAAGACCACGGAGCTGGAGACGGCGAAGGCTTCCGTTGGAAAGAACGACTCCGCCACCCTGGCGCTGCGCGAGGCCTCCAACCGCAAGGATCGGGAGATCCTGCGGCTGAAGTCGGAGCTGAACCAGAAGGAGCAGGAGATCGTCGAGCAGCAGGATCGGCTGCTGGCGCTGGAGCAGCAGGCCAACGGGGCCACGGACGAGATCGCCCGCCGGGACGCGGAGCTGAAGACGCTGAAGACGAAGGCGGACCAGCTGATGGTGGAGCGGCGCCGGGTGGAGCAGCAGCTGACGGCGGCCAAGGAAGAGGCGCGAGGCGCCACGGCGCGCGCGACGGCGATGCAGGCGGAGGTGGAGCAGTACCAGGCGCAGGCGGGCGAGGTGGAGGAGCTGAGGGCGCGAGCGGATCAGCTGGACGCGGAGCTGGCGGCGTCGAGGAGCGAGGCGGAGAGCCTGAGGGCGGAGCTGGACGCGGTGAAGGAGCAGTCGGGCCAGGAGGCGGACGAGCTGCGCAAGCGCATCGCGGAGATGGAGGAGTCGGTGGCGCGCAACGAGGACCGGGTGGCGCGGCTCTACACGCGCATCAAGTCCGACGAGAAGCTGCGCGAGAAGACGAAGAAGGCGTTGGCGATCGCCACGCAGCTCCTGGAGGAGCAGCCGGCGCTCGAGGACGACGAGGAAGCGGTGGCCTGACGAGTCGAACCCGCGTCAAGCCCCCTCTCCCCCTGGGAGAGGGCTGGGGTGAGGGTCTACGGCCCCCCACCGTGCCAACCCAGAACCCTACTTGTCGTCGGACTTCTTGGGCTCTTCCTTCTTGGCCAGCATCTTCTTGGCCATGCCCTGGAGGCCCGAGGGGACGTTCTTGTCCCGGCTGAGCTCCTTGAGGTCATTGTCGCGCAGGGTGTTGAGGAACTTCATGCCCACGGACAGCGGCAGCCGGGGATTCTTCAGCAGGGTGATCTTGATCTTGTAGTTCTTCGTCCACTCGCGGTGGTTGTAGATGATGCGCAGGACCTCTTCGTTGATGGCCTTGTTGCCGGCGCAGCTGAGGACCTCGCCGTCGGTGATGCGGGGGCTGCGGATGACGGCGGTGCAGACGAGCTTGTTGCTGTCGCGGATGAGCAGGCCGCGAGCTTCCTTGTTGCCCAGGGTCGCGAGCTTGATCTTCTGGGCGATGCTCATCTTCATGATGCGCTGGGTGAGGCTGAGCTTCTTGGCCTCGGGCATGGGGGCGGCGGCCTCCTCCTTCTCCTGGGCCACGTCCTCGGCGAACTCCTTGAGGATCTCCTCGGCGGTGGGGCCGGGATCCGGCGGAGCGGCGACGGCCTGGGGCCCGAGGATGCGGACGCGGGCGGCCTGCATCTGAGGCACGTCGGCGAGCGCCATGCCGCTGCGCACGGCGAAGTCGCAGACGTTGTCGATGAGCGCCGGGCTGGCGTTGGGGTTGGTGCAGAGGTTGCGGATGATGTTCTCGTGGCGCAGCACGCGCAGCTGGTTCTGCCCGATGAGCTCGGCGAGCTTCGGGCCGCAGTCACGAGACACCTCGGCCACGGCCTCGTCGGGCGTGGTGGAGTTGAGGACGAGCATCTCCGCCAGGGCGTCCCGGGAGCGCAGCAGCGAGAGGAACCAGCCGAGCACGGGAGCGGGGACGTTCTCGTCGCGCAGACCGGCGGAGAAGCGATCCGGGAGGGCGGCGGCCGTCTTGGCGGCGGTCTCGCGGATGCCGGCGTCCGGGTCGAACGTGAGCATGAACAGGGCGCCGAGCATGTCCGCGGGCGCCAGCGGCACCAGGGCCTTGGCGGCCATCATCCGCAGGGGCGCGGGCGCGGCGGGGTCCACATGCTTGCGCATGTTGGGCGGAAGGAAGTCGGCGGTGAGGGGACAGCCGCCAGCGGCCGTGGGAGAGGTCTGGGGTACGGTGCTCATGCGGCGTGATTCCTTCCGTAGATGATGCGGAGGCCCTCGAGCGTGAGGAACTCGTCGACTTCGTGAATGAGCTTGGACTCGCTGGCCACCAGGGGTGCCAGACCGCCCGTGGCCACCACCCGCACCTCGAAGCCGAGCTCCGCCTGCATGCGGGTGCAGATGCCATCCACCATGCCCACGTAGCCGTAGAAGAGACCGGACTGGATGGAGTGCACGGTGTTGCGGCCCACCACGTGCGGAGGCCGGGCGAGCTCCACGCGGGGCAGCTTGGAGGCGTTCTGGAAGAGCGCCTCCATGGAGATGTTGATGCCGGGGCAGATGGCGCCGCCGAGGTACTCGCCCCTGGGCGTCACCGCGTCGAGGGTGGTGGCGGTGCCGAAGTCCACGACGATGAGGCCGCGGTGGTGCTTGTCGTAGGCGGCCACCGCGTTGACGATGCGGTCGGCGCCCACCTCGCGCGGGTTGTCATAGAGGATGGGCATGCCCGTCTTCACGCCGGGCCCGACGAACATGGGGCGCGTCTTGAAGTAGCGCTCGCTCATCCGCTCCAGGTTGAACTGCAGCGGCGGCACCACGCTGGACACCGCCACCGCCTTCACCCCGTCCGGGTCGATGCCACTGGACTGGAAGAGCTGGCGCAGCAGGATGCCGTACTCATCCGAGGTGCGGCGGGCGCTCGTCTCCAGGCGCCAATGGTCCAGGAGGCGCTTGCCTTCGTACACCCCGAGGACCGTGTTGGTGTTGCCGACGTCGATGGCGAGAAGCATGGCTCGCCATGCAGTCTAGCGGGGCCGAAGCTGCTCCACATCCCCGGCGAGGACACGCTCCAGCGAGCCCTCCGCCGTCCGCACCAGGAGTGCACCCGACGCGTCGATGTCTTCAGCCACACCGCGCAATTCCGACCGGTCGGTACGCACCAGCACCTCCTGGCGGAGCGTGGAGGACAGCTCCTTCCAACGCTGGCGCACCGGGTCGAAGCCCACCTCGTGGTGCAGGTCCAACCACTCCTCCAGGCGGCCCCAGAGGGAGGCGGTGAAGAGGGCGCGGTTGACGCGCCGGCCCAGTGCCTGGGCGAGCGAGGTGGCGGTGGTGGCCACCTCGGGCGGGAAGTCCTCTGGGCCCGCGTTGAGGTTCACCCCGATGCCGAGCACCACGAAGTGCACCCGCTCCGGCTCCGCGGACAGCTCGGTGAGGATGCCCGCCACCTTGCGGCCACCGATCTGCACGTCGTTGGGCCACTTGATGAGGGCCTCGGCATCGGTCTCGCGCAGCGCCTCGGCCAGGGCCACGGCTGCCACCAGGGTGAGCTCGGGGGCGCGCTGGGGTGGCAGCTCAGGCCGGAGGATGGCGGAGAAGTACAGGTTCAGTCCCTTGGGCGACACCCAGACGCGGCCCCGGCGGCCCTTGCCCGCCGTCTGCTGCTCGGTGACGACCACCTCGCCGTGCTCCGCCCCGTCCGCGGCCAGCCGGAAGGCGGCCTCGTTGGTGGAGGGCAGCGACTCGTGGAAGTGGATGCTCTGCCCGAGGTGGTGGGTGGACAACAGCGGCGACAGCTCCAGCGGCGTGAGCCGATCCGGCACGTCCACCAGGCGATAGCCCCGCGCGGGCACGGCATCGATGCGGTAGCCCTTGCCGCGCAGCGCCTGCACGTGCTTCCACACGGCGGTGCGCGACAGCCCGAGCTTGGCGGAGAGCGCCTCTCCCGAGGTGTACTCGTCCCGCCCGTCCGCGAGGAAGCCGAGGATGAGCTCCTCCTGCGTCTGCTCGGCGTTCTCCACGACTCCCATACGAAGGCCCTCCCGGAAAAAGGGCCACCAGGGTAGGGACGGGCGGCCCGGCTTTCAACAGGCCCTCCTGTCGGAGGGCCTTCGGCTGGACGCTCGCCTACCCTCCTACCCGCCTTACAGCAACACCCCGGGGCCCTCTTCGATGCGGATGAGCTGGGTGGGAGCACGTGTGCTGCTCAGCGAGTCGATCCACCGCACCGCGGCGAGCACATCCGCCTCGCGCGTGTCGTGGGTGAAGACGACGATGGTGGCGTGGGTGTCCTGGGGGCGCGGAGGGCGCTGGAGCACCGAGTTGATGCTCACCCCCTTCTCACC
This is a stretch of genomic DNA from Archangium violaceum. It encodes these proteins:
- a CDS encoding response regulator; its protein translation is MSKNILIVESDTALSANLREALEARGFAVQETTDGKGSVEQIRRDRPELVVLAVDLSAGQNGYLICGKLKKDDDLKTIPIVIIGNPDGFAQHRKLKAHADDYVAKPVNPDELVERVGTLIGFPELPPGEVVDDGLAFGGLDGLGEEPVQGEELAIEGEPLESHGDELAMLDNDNPFGDSDPPVTGSLEEPVEAPPELSSPEDDFSGLDSLDGDSDNALDELSADNDRTVVGYMPPAPTPAPTPAPTPVARPSLSTPAVTRPTATPAPAPVVAPTPTRPAITAPATPTPRLATSTPAAPAMSAADAAELRNLRARVAELESALEDSRNQASTAESRVQELESELETKTTELETAKASVGKNDSATLALREASNRKDREILRLKSELNQKEQEIVEQQDRLLALEQQANGATDEIARRDAELKTLKTKADQLMVERRRVEQQLTAAKEEARGATARATAMQAEVEQYQAQAGEVEELRARADQLDAELAASRSEAESLRAELDAVKEQSGQEADELRKRIAEMEESVARNEDRVARLYTRIKSDEKLREKTKKALAIATQLLEEQPALEDDEEAVA
- a CDS encoding anti-sigma factor family protein encodes the protein MTCQELDSILYPYLDGEFQPDERLEVEAHLTGCAECARRVNEEARMLQSLRRAARQAMETPRAPDALRARIHGGIRQEQRQVQQTLWLRASAAALVMMTAGGAWMALRPEREHRFMEDAARRHAKKLPAEIAGASHENVEAWFDGKLDHRVSVPRLPNAKLSGARISNVTDRPAAYISYERNTEKEGSPTKRIGLFVFDDAHREVQAPPLPSVQVGSSLGYNVAMWREGEVVYELVTDLDETDIRRMLAEQGATGGKPSRPVSPDVAAMPVSLQP
- a CDS encoding biotin--[acetyl-CoA-carboxylase] ligase gives rise to the protein MGVVENAEQTQEELILGFLADGRDEYTSGEALSAKLGLSRTAVWKHVQALRGKGYRIDAVPARGYRLVDVPDRLTPLELSPLLSTHHLGQSIHFHESLPSTNEAAFRLAADGAEHGEVVVTEQQTAGKGRRGRVWVSPKGLNLYFSAILRPELPPQRAPELTLVAAVALAEALRETDAEALIKWPNDVQIGGRKVAGILTELSAEPERVHFVVLGIGVNLNAGPEDFPPEVATTATSLAQALGRRVNRALFTASLWGRLEEWLDLHHEVGFDPVRQRWKELSSTLRQEVLVRTDRSELRGVAEDIDASGALLVRTAEGSLERVLAGDVEQLRPR
- a CDS encoding type III pantothenate kinase codes for the protein MLLAIDVGNTNTVLGVYEGKRLLDHWRLETSARRTSDEYGILLRQLFQSSGIDPDGVKAVAVSSVVPPLQFNLERMSERYFKTRPMFVGPGVKTGMPILYDNPREVGADRIVNAVAAYDKHHRGLIVVDFGTATTLDAVTPRGEYLGGAICPGINISMEALFQNASKLPRVELARPPHVVGRNTVHSIQSGLFYGYVGMVDGICTRMQAELGFEVRVVATGGLAPLVASESKLIHEVDEFLTLEGLRIIYGRNHAA